The following DNA comes from Lonchura striata isolate bLonStr1 chromosome 4, bLonStr1.mat, whole genome shotgun sequence.
ACACCTCATTAAAACACAAGATAAAAATAACCAAcagattttgttgttgttgttgtttttggctGTTTAAGAAAATACtataaaaaagcatttcagttGATGACTTGCTACAACAACCTGTTGTCATGATTGATACTATCTCATTTCTTGTTTACAGTCCTCTGTATTCTCAATTATTCTGCCTACAGCCTCAGTTCCTCAGTCTGTTCTGAGAGCATGAGGAGGAATTGTATTCATTCTGTCTAGCCTGGCTAGTCAGCGAGATCATTTCAAAACTGGTGCTTCAGCAATGTAAGAagtaatttctgtatttcagaacAGACACATGACGAAGGATTTTGCAACACATCATCAATATTTCACATTCAGCCTGCATAATTTACCACTGTAAGTGACATCTACCTTGCACTCCCATTACTGTTGTTACTATCTGCCCAACTTTTCTGTGACAACCCTCAGAGATTCTCACATTTCTCCTAACTAGGCAACGGATGTGTCTGAACAGGGCTCTGTAAATAAAAGTATGGGTAGAGCATTTAAGTGGTTATATACAGAAtgaggagaagaacaaaaacAGTGATGGGAAGCTCATCAAGGTAACTAACTATACAGAGCGTCCTCTCATGGAAGAATGCAGAAACCTGATAGTTGACAAATAACTTTAATTAGAATATATTCATCCAGATAGCTTCCTTTTGTAATCTTTCACACTGATTTCAAGATCTCTCTAAGCAAACAGCAACTACAGTGTTAAGATCAGACAACTCCTTAGGTAGAAATGTGCTTGACCTATTAAAACTAGACTGGCCTATTCAACAGGAATAGCTGAGCTATGAACAGCTGTTTAGCTTACAGAGCACTGGCTAAATGCCAATATCAGGACTTTTCTAGTGACAGCCTAGGTAATTCAGTGATTTTGAAATCTGAATTAAATTACAGTTAGCCTAGAATAAGTCACCCTCTAGCAGAAATCCAAAGACAACATTGTCTGAACCAAGCAGCACAGTATTCAATTAATCTTTAAGGATAAAGTTGGTTTATGGGATTATAAAGACTTGCTTTCATTTTAGAATACATACCTGATTGCTGTATTATATGGGTGAACTGAAGGTACATGAtcagttttctgtttcttctgtatGTGTTTGAAAGAGACAGACTGCTGACAGGAGGACAAAGGCAGGGCAGTTACAGGTCTTGAGTAGTCCTTGTCTTTTCTTCCCCCTGACTGGCAGGCATTGCTTTGGATCTGTTTATAATTGCTTTTTGGAAAAACACACTGAGAATGTCCACCAGATACCTGGATATCATTTCTCAAAACAGTTTTGTTACCAAGATCTGTTAAGACAAGAGTTGTAGTTCCAAATGCAGTTTTCCTATTGATCTTTATTTCTGTGCTTGGTTTTCTGAAATCATTACAAGGGTACTTCATTAAGTTTGTGTTAAAGGCTGCAGAATCTTCAAAACTCTCCATCTTTGgaactaaggaaaaaaagtttttagttaTACTCCATCTGCATAGAATGCTACATTATATTTCTGATCTGTATTTGTAAGTTGTCATGTGGAGAATGAAAGAGTAAATTTACAGCACCATCTCAAAACTGTGACAAATTAGACAAGAGTACAAAATTtcttacaataaaaaaaataatcatgcaCTCTTAGAATCATGTAAAACGTGTTTCAAGATAGCATTACTATTGCTCGAGTAGGATCAATTAATAATACTATGTAAATGAAAGCTATTGGACAATTAActataaaaatttaatttggcCCAAACACAAGcattaaagtatttaaaattttcaaaataactttTCATAACCCCATTAATGGGAGATCACAGAGTATAGTACCTCCAAGCAGCGATATATTATCCATTTTTGAAGTATTGACACAAAAAGGAATATTCAGAATTTGGGGTTCCTATTGTTTTCAAAGTTCCCATCCTTTCCCAACTTTGTGTTCATACAAACTTAGTTACTGCAAGAGGCTTTTCAGAAGGAAGCAGTTCAGACATTTGCTTTGTGGTATAAATGACAGTTTCTCCACAGATTCAGAGGCCCTCCTAGTGGGCAGCGACCATTTCAAAAGAATGGAAATAGTTTATTAATCCCAATTTAATACATAAGCAGTCTGTAGGTAATCCCTTTCCTGAGAAAAGGGTGAAAACCTAATGGCATCCTATGTGCAATCTTTTTAGGTAGCTGTGAAACCACAGAGTCCTTCCTTTTCTACCATATCCAGGGTACTCCATACAAAGAGGGAATTAAGCAGAACATGCGTAGATGAGACATGCACAAGGGCACACTCTCTCCAAAGGCATTCTCACTCAGAAACAAAATATGAATCTATACATTTGACTTGGAACATTACTTATTTCCAAGCACCTTCCATTTTGCCACTACTGCACAGTGAAACATACTTGTTTCATTCAGACTTTTTAAGAAAGAATAGTAGTAGCTTGGCCTTGTACTTAGCAAAGGAGCATGGAAATTGCAATGTAATGGTAAATAATTATCTTTATACAGACTGAAAGCTGTTGGCTTTACAGCCAAAATCAAATTTTACAGACAAAGTATTCTGTcctcaaaaaaatcaaacttttcTGCTGACAGTAGGTAATTTtagaaacaacataaaaaacaaacactgaaCCAAGTGAGAGGAGAAAGACTcttaaggattaaaaaaaagaggtaaGCAAAcctatatttgaaaaaaaaaaaatctcaaatacCACTCCTATGCAAAGATAaagtcttattttttaaaaaaatatttcccaacAGTATTCCATCAAGAAAGCTTCAAATTCCACACCTGATTTCAGTAATTGAATAGAACTAAACAAGTAAAACTCAGAATTACAGGAGAAGGAACTTGATTTTGTTTCAAAGCTTAAAGCATTTGTACACATACTGTCAGCTGGCCTTTATAATATTATAAAGGCCAGCTGACAGGATTAATTCCAGGATAAATGTTGGTTGGTAAATCTTATTCTGTGAGCAGATTAAAATTTTCAGGTTTCTGGTGCTGATTTGGCAGAAGAATTATGCAAGATTAGCCTGTGTTGCCAACAATAGTCATGCAAGGCATGAAGATATACTTTTATTGATTCCTGACCTGAGAAAATGAAGTATACCTAGTGCCAAATAAGGGTTTTCCTCACATCACTCCAGTCATAAAATGATTAAGCAATGAAGCAATATTTCATGTAGATAGCAGCATTAAAAGCTCCAACAAGAGACAAACAACAAATTGAGGCAAGAAGTTCAGAATCATTTTTACTCTGAACTATAAGGTAAAAAAAGCAGCCCCAGAGAAATCTGGCATCCTTTTAGAAAAGGGTACTAAAATATACTGATTTTGTTCACATGAAAGAATAACAGTTCATTTTATGACCTTTGATGATTTCTAATTCAGAGTTAAATTGCAAACTTTGAAGGATTTTAAGGAGAgttgaaagaatgaaaatttttCTCACTCCTTGCCCCAGTAAAAACAAAGGGTCACTGAAGACACTTATCTATAGAATCCCACCTGCACACCAGCTTGGAAGATGACACTTATAGGGTTTAATGTATATGATTCACAATGAGACACTTCTACGTAAAAACTACATCAAAATCATAGACCTCCCCTCATTCCCAATACAGATGCCAGACAGCCCTTCAGTACCTTCAGGTCTTGAAGTCAAACAGGCATCACAAATTTCAGCAGAAGGCTTGTTTATTAGGGTGCAGCACATACATGTCCACTCCTCTTCAGATTTCCGAGCTACATGTTCATTAGAACATGACCCCCTGCCATATGCCCAGCCAATTAGGCTGTTTCTAGATGGCAGTTTGCTGTGAAACAAAAGAATGATGTTAGTGTTTTGTGAGGTTCCCTCTACAAATTGCCTTACACCACTCTGTGTAGGGAGGCAGGGGCTAGAGAACAAGCCGTATGCAGTGTTAAGCCTCCTATCACAGCTTGGACAGCATGTCACTGTTCAagtttgaattttcttttctttacctCAAGGGCAAATCTTTCCAGATGCTGCagaagtaaaacaaataaaaatatttaaacagaaaattgaCAGAAAGTTAATTATTAACTGATGTACTGTCCAGGACAATGCCCCAGTCTCTCAGATCCCCTATTATTGCCAACTACCGAAGCAAAAAGCGTGGTGTGAAAGGAAGACTGTTTCAAGGCTTTCCCCCATCTCTTGTACACAACACTTGCTAACAAATGCATTACTGGATGAAGAACTGTTCAGAAGATGAACTGCAGAAATCACACAGaataacaaataattttttttgttctcgTTTGAATGCTACACCCAAGTCAAATTTTTATCGTAACATCCAAAAGTGCTGAAAGCTTTAGAAGTTAGAAAGTCACCATTTGCTGGAAAGCCTTTTAAAATGTAGGAACCTGGTCAGAATCAAGGAACCTAGCTGTGACTTCTGAGACAAAGCTACTCCAGATACCACTAAAGacttagttttatttattttcctgcaaaTTATAACCTCATATGTTGATAGACTGATTTAGAATCATAGTTACTTCTTTTACAGCTTCCTGTTACCAGGGGCTACTCCGTCATAGTATCCAAACTCTGACAGCATGTTAAATATAACTTGAACTTACCTGTTCAGTAAGTTGTGTATGAACATTTCTAATGCTATATTATCCAACTTATGGTTGATAAGTTGTCAAGtggttatttattttatagttGTTGTGGAACTGTGGGCTTTTTGAGACTTTTATTAAGCCTAAGAATTTAAGCACTTCAAACAATAATGCAAATGCTGTAGTTGGGCACTGTTGTGACACACCTTTGACCCTTCACTTTTTCCGTAATGATCACTTTCTGTAAGAGGCTAGATAGAGTACTAAGATAATGGTAGAGATATCCACTACCTACCACATGTTCCACAACAGGAAAACTAAGGAGGATAATGAGAACTGCTGACACACCAAAGAGTCTGTGCTGTTAAGAGGTATAACAGATGTTACAGCACCATTCACCAAAATACTGTGGCTAGCAAACAAAACAGCCAAACTGCGAGTGTTAAAATGGGTATTTTCACATTATTAGATCAATTGTTCTACTTAGTTATCAAAAAATGCATTACTAGGGAATACATTCAGTGTATCATGTTTGAAAATTTAATTCTATGTTGTTCCCCCAGGTCATCTTTCCTGTCATTATACCCCCCACGCCCTTTCCCAATTTATGAAATATGTGAGGAAAggtctattttttaaatttgagaTACATTTGAATTTGATGGGCTAATTTTATAATGggtattttctaattttttttttcagttgagcAAAATCATAAGCTATTTGACTTGACCCAAGAACCACTGGGTTTATGATCTACAGTCTTTGGTCTGTAGAAAGTCAGTATAAGCACATGGGCCCCTTCCAGTCTTTAAATGTGAAAAGCCTGGAATGGCAAACAAATTATTTGAGCTATACATAATTTTATATGGTAACAGTTACTGTAAAATTGAAAAGAGAGCAGTAGAAAACAAAGAACTGACCATTAGGATAAGAACAAAACAAGAAGCCATCTTTCTATTTTATAGCTACCACTACCAAGTTTTTCACTTAAATACAGCACTCTTTAATTGTTTATTTAGAAatacaacccaaaaaaaaaaaaacaacaaacactAAATTACTACTTGTTCtagaaaacaaagatttttttttcctggcattgCTTTCTCATTATCTGACTCAACAGAAGAATGCTGACTTCCTacgcttttaaaaaatatttctcattttctgaaaatagaGCAGATTTCAGTTATCAGCTTGAGAAATATTTATCTTCCATGCTGGAAATTTCGATATTTGAGCTGTACTCAAAGGCAATTTTTTAAGCTTTAAGCAAAAATCCTTTCAGCCATCTGAGTCTTGAAAGAAGCTTGGAGGTAGGAGAGGATTCATGTGTTCTTAAATCTTATCtaaaacatatatatacacacactaATGAGGCAAAGTTGCAAAGTGAAACAGCATCTTACATTAGACTGAGAGAGAGTATAAAGGCAGAATTCTGAAGCCTCAGATGAAAATTTTCAAGAATAACAGATGCCTAAGTCCGAATAAGGTACTTTTGGAACTTTTACCTTTTGACCCTTTGTGATATCAAATGCactttctgctttcctgaaaTAAAAGGAGGAAAGCTGCTGCTAGCACAATTTATGTGGAACTGAGAGTGACTGTGTAGCACACCTATAGTAAAAGCTTTCAAAATCCaatgaggaggaagaaagagtACTAAGCCCCTAAAATATTTGCTGCACTCTGAATTTACTGAAGTTTTACTCATCCTCAGTGTAAGTCTATACCCAGAAGAAAATTGCACAGATGCACAGCTATCTAAATATGCCAGGACTGATGGGGCTATCCTGCAAAAAGAAAGACGAATTCCTACTTCATGATAGTCAACTCAGTTGTGTGGAAACATCCATGCCTTTCATATTGATAATACCAACAACAAAGCGCAACTTTTCTAGTGACTTAAGTTTCAGTGAACAAATCTCAGTACACTGAATTGTTCTGTAATTCCTACATTTGATTAGAATAATAGCTGCTTCATAATAAATGACACCTCTGAAAAGAATAGTCGCGAAGAATCAAAGCTTCTCACCATTTTTAAACACCAATAGCCACAACTGTTTTTTTTGAAAGATCTGGTTTTGTTTGGCATAGTTAATTTAGCTATAAAATGCATAGAGACCCAGTCTATTTCAAAGGGAGTGCCCTCTTACTGTAACAGACCTTTGAGATGCTTAGAAATGCCACCATGTTACCATCATACCTAAGATTGACAAGCTGGGGATCTGCCTTTTGACATCGAGAGCAGAAGTAAGTCATCCTGTTGTGGTCTCCCAAGCGACACACGGTGATGCTGCCGCTGCACTCCCTGCAGGCTGGGCGCTTGTACACTTTGTAGTGTCGGTATAGCACAGACCCCGTTTTGCGGCACTAAAACAGAACGTGTTTAAAACCCAAGTTAAAGACTCAGGATCAATTTTacatgagactgaaaataaaaagtccTACATAAACTGTCAACTCAATGACTAGGTGAAGATACTTTAAGAGAGACACTAATAAAGGCTATCCCTGTATTTCACGTTGTTTTATGTAAAGAATTGACAAATCAGGTATAACCGTGTCTGTAATTCTCCacataatgaaataaaagacaggaaaaaaaaagcatactAGCAAGATTGCAAGCAAATGCAAGCTAGAAACTCTGAGTTCAGCTGGACCAGCTAGCTCTGATTCACCACCAGTAGTCTTTatgacattcacattctctggacagagagacataattctgtctcttaggagaagcacagagagaagaagagaaaacaatctttatctctgctcctttgttttccccatgtggaatttGGAATTGAGATTGTTTATCTGaagtgattgcttgattggattctggtgaaggttgtttgggtACAATGACTAAttggatccagctgtgtctcAGACTCTCAGCAGAGAAGTCACAAGTTTGTTAAGTAAGTAAGAAGTATGTAGAATAgcatctctttaaatagtatattaatataatatagtatagttttaataaagcagatTATTCAGCCTTTTATCTGGAGCtagacatcataatttcttccctgagcCAGGGTCGCCTGATTTCTGATACTTGACCTGATCCCTGCAGGAGTCTTCTTGAAGAGCTAATGAGCTCCAATCAATGCAgcatagaaaacaaaacaagccacaaaacaaacactgcCTTCTCTCACCCCCAAAAGAGCCAaaaacatcacacagctcagaTGTGATGCTACAATCTGGGTTAATAAGCCTTCCCAAAACTTAAAGAATTGTGCAATGCGGAAATATTCCCAAGATTCTATAAATGTTGGATAGTGCCCAGTAAAGCTGCTCAGCTTCATTGTGGCCCTGGCTATGCCAGACAACCTGGCTTGTGAAAAGCTACTTGGCACTATGGTGAGCTCCCCAGATTCTGGCAGAAAGCGGTATTAAATTAAGTATAGTACAAGCCCAAGGGCAGTGACCTGAAAAGCCTCCAGACAGCTGGCAGGCACATTTCATGATACAATTCCCAAAACACCCATGAAGTCAACATATACACACTATAGCTAGAAGTGgcaaaaaacaaatccaaacaaGAAGTGCCCAGTAGAGATCCAGCCAACTGTGCAAAGCCACACAAGTTTCTGCCCTACAGTTGCAAATCCTTGGGCTCAGTTCAAACGACACCACAGCTGGCCAAGTAATACTagcacagctctggcagagTTCACTAGCTCTAGCTCCATAACTTATGAAAACCCTTGGAGTTCTCCCAAAACACAGGTGTCTTTGAGCACAGTATATTGCTTCTACTGTGCTCTTATTCATCAGTCTTGCTGAAAGAGAATTCTTGTGCCCGTGCAAACTAGTAATTAAATCAGGAGGAATTACTAATATATATTTGCATGAATATTCACAGCTGCCTCCTCAAGGCTTTCAGTCAGTTTCTTGTAAGTAGCTTTTTTCCCATTCAGTTatgcaaaaaacaaacaaaagcaacagCTTTTTACACAAACAAGATTCTTCATCTTTGCATCTGCAATGATATACATCTATGATGATGGCAAACAATCTATAACAGTCTATTAAAAAATTCAAGCACTATCCCTCATTAACATATTTTCATTATGTCTCTTTAAGATAGAAGGAGAGGCTAGCCCTCTTAAAAGTACTTGACTGGTGAGTACTTGCTAAGTGTGGACTACAGAAGTGTTCAAATTGGCTAAACAAAGTGTAACTTGTTTACAGTCCAAAAGCCTTTAAGTTTCTGAGTATTAGCATTCTTGCAGAACTAGAAGGTGTCTCTTTACTGGCAGACTTCACTATGAAGTtcagagaaatgaaaacatttcccTACCAACAAACCAAAGTACACTTTAGTGGGTTGAGGGAAGGTAGACATTTAAGCAGACTATTAAACAAATTAGTTTTAGCCTTTATGATTTTAGACATGTTAGGTGTCCTCACTCACCAAAAAAGTTTTTTTAGCACTGCTAGCTCCTTGCCTTTCATGAATATcaagagaaagacaaaaatgtCACTACTGCTGGTCATTATTTTTGTATTCagcttaaagaaacaaaacatagAAGAACTAGGTCAAATTCTATCTTTTTCTATTGTGGAAAGTTAAAGAACACCATGAATTATGGAGTTTATACAGGAAGAAATTAAGTCCTACTGAACTTACAGCAGTAGGGAGAAATTGTACTTTATTTCACTTTATCAACAAAATCCATCATttcagttaggaaaaaaaagttgttagAAGTTGCAAACTATTTAGACAAATAAATGTGATTGCTATTTCAAGATTTATATAGGAAGCCACATAAAATACATTTGTACTTCCCTGGGACAATCTCTAGTTCCCATTCTGAAGAGTAATCTTTATGTTACTTTATATGCAACTTTGTGCATATAGCCTACATCAATTCTGACATGTTCAGACTGGCACAACAGCACATGAACAGAAAGACTGAACTGGCCCTCAGGCAGCATCTGTGCAAGTCTTTTAGGCCAAACTGCGTATTTTGACAATCTTGACTCTCCCTACCTTTCTATCATCTGACAATTCACAATTAATAAAGAGCACACAAGCCAACATTCCTATTCATGGAAACACTTACTTTGTTGGATCTTTATATCATTTTCACCAGATGATCACACACAGCTAAACATGCCACAGTAACATTTTGGAAGTTTTCCAGAAATATGTGCCAATACCTTATAAAAAAGCAGGGTAAAATCACGTGTCATTTTCACCAAGTGGCGTATATGTTCATCTCTCAGCTGGCAAACCTGTAAGAAAGACAAGAATGATTTTTAGAATATTACGATGCTAAGGGACAATGGCAAAAAAAGACCTATGAGGTAGGTGCACTTTGAATACTGATGTGGAGTTGCTCTTCTCCATATTGTAGTAATTCCCTGACTCCATGTTATATGTATCATCTCAGTAAAATAGCATACGTTTATGATTTATTGAAAACATATGGATATTGATGTAATActgatatccaactgtgacggacaaaaactctctaacagtttaaagttagaaagtgtatttTTATTCAACGCTGGGCAGCGTGTGGGATAGATCCCAAATACACACCAtgccttccaggtgattacagagtctttttatccatacaagtattgaatacacaaaatacaaatacatattcatacttttggtacatcccattccccgcTTCATATGCTAATTACTCCAGAAGCTATTAAGCATGCgtagtttgttccttgaaatgggttggtggtccctttcatggggaggggtcccaaaatgaggacctcgttctgacctttctaccttttcaatgcaaatatgacaaatgaaccattggtagaactcccattccttgtcttcaattggtttcagaacagaggaagcacacaattgtcttatgttcctaaaagctatttatcagtttctatattcttcattataaacccagctaactaaacattgtgctgacaagcaatcaattattagttaactactaactccttaCTTCATctaggcctactcatttattattattattttaattaactctagtaaggcttatttctaactaaaatcttagctcctctaaaatctctaaattccttaaaatttacatttcatttaCATTCTATAATAGAAAAACTCACTGCTTGCATACTAAACAACATGCTTTGCCTCAACCATGCAAAACGTCGTAGAAAATTCAGTTGTCTCGCTCTATATTGACCAAAGATTTCATAATCACATGAATAATAGAGTTATCAAGTCTCATATCCTTCCTAATTTCCTCATGGAACATAATAGGACCTATCatctgaggctgttccctctgaGAGATAGTCAGGAAGAATATGCGAGTCAAAAGCATCACAATTAGATGTATCaaccaaatttatttttcttaaaaatccaaaattttaaatcacatttttctttttctatgtcATATCACTAATAAAATTAGAATTCAGATTGATCCTATGAACAATTTTCAAAATACTGTGTTTAAAAAACTTTTCAGTTACTAATCTTTCCATTTACATCCTATGTAATCTCTGTTTTGCAAATATCATCTTCTCAACCAAAGTTTGAAAACACATGCTTGAGGAtcttaaaacagaaaaagcatGATAAACAATGGTAGAAAAAACAACTGCTGCCAGCTAGCAGGATAAGAAGTGGAAGAAGCAGCTGCAAAAATTATCAACTCTACCACAAAGTATTTTGGgtagtaaattaaaaaaaaaaaaaaaaaaaaaaaaaaaaaaaaaaaagagcatttctcattttcccttATTTATAGATTGTCAGTTTAATGGTAGCATAACAGGATGCCAGACTTAAAATATGGTAGTTAATCAGTTCCAAGGAGCACCAACACAAAAATCTCCAGTTATAATGATAAAACATTAATTTAGTGTCTAACAATAACTCAAGAAATTACAGATGACAAAGCAaaggtaaaaagaaaacaaaatattaaataaacatGTATTTAAATTCTTAATATTTTGGTGTCCTTAAAAACCATCTTGAGACATTCACCCACCTTAAGAGCTGGATGAAGACCACTATCAAACAGTGCTTCATTCTTTATGATATTTCCTACTCCAGGTAATACTGCTTGATCCAGTAACACATCACACAGCATACGGGTGCTCTGCTGCTTAATCTCATGTTCTGCTCTTGAAAAGCTAAACTTTGGAGAACAGACATCCAAACTTTCCATCATCCTCACTTTCTGCTCACACTCAGCTGCActtctggaagagaaaaatacacagattaatttttattttaaatatattctaATATTGCAGTGTGGTTTTAAAAACAACACGAAGTAGAACATTATATGCAGGGAATAGAAACCATGATAACACCAGTGAcaagaagcagcacagaaattcCATTAAACACCTCTTCCAAAAACAGGTCAATGACAGGTGCATGGAACATGCATCTAGTCCAACATATAAGAAACCATTTCATTTTGTTCCTATGagcttgaaaaatatttgccaGCTCCTTGCTTTAAAACTACTTCCAAGATGGAAAGCCCCTATGTTTGGACCCTCAAACATACCTAACTGTAGGTCCACTAGTTACAACATGacatttatgtgtgtgtgtgtacacgtatgtaaaatatatatttca
Coding sequences within:
- the NEIL3 gene encoding endonuclease 8-like 3, whose amino-acid sequence is MVEGPGCALCAERLRARLRRGQRVRAARGGGATAASKERISGHDFLVGHVYRGVETLGKELFMYFDQKALRIHFGMNGSMHINPDGSKDRNGAQPILEIQLMEDTVCFWDVTVEYRSAAECEQKVRMMESLDVCSPKFSFSRAEHEIKQQSTRMLCDVLLDQAVLPGVGNIIKNEALFDSGLHPALKVCQLRDEHIRHLVKMTRDFTLLFYKCRKTGSVLYRHYKVYKRPACRECSGSITVCRLGDHNRMTYFCSRCQKADPQLVNLSKLPSRNSLIGWAYGRGSCSNEHVARKSEEEWTCMCCTLINKPSAEICDACLTSRPEVPKMESFEDSAAFNTNLMKYPCNDFRKPSTEIKINRKTAFGTTTLVLTDLGNKTVLRNDIQVSGGHSQCVFPKSNYKQIQSNACQSGGRKDKDYSRPVTALPLSSCQQSVSFKHIQKKQKTDHVPSVHPYNTAISAPQSNVTDDTRMLSMGHPRCSKHSRLCSLRVVRKDGENKGRQFYCCSLSRETRCEYFQWADLDFPFCNHGKRCVMKTVLKIGPNNGKNFFVCPLGKEKQCGFFQWAENGPGMQILP